A genomic stretch from Pochonia chlamydosporia 170 chromosome 4, whole genome shotgun sequence includes:
- a CDS encoding casein kinase II (similar to Aspergillus terreus NIH2624 XP_001210189.1) has product MARVYADVNQNMPRSYWDYDSVNISWGVLENYEVVRKIGRGKYSEVFEGINVVNYQKCVVKVLKPVKKKKIKREIKILQNLAGGPNVVALLDVVRDSQSKTPSLIFEYVNNIDFRSLYPKFNDLDVRFYIHELLKALDFCHSKGIMHRDVKPHNVMIDHENRKLRLIDWGLAEFYHPGTEYNVRVASRYFKGPELLVDFQEYDYSLDMWSLGAMFASMIFRKEPFFHGNSNSDQLVKIAKVLGTDELFDYLDKYEIELDSQYDDILGRFQKKPWHSFVTSENQRFVSNEAIDFLDKLLRYDHQERLTAKEAQAHPYFDPVRDPEVFKQNLANPSSNGTYKS; this is encoded by the exons ATGGCGCGCGTCTACGCAGATGTCAATCAGAATATGCCCCGCAGCTATTGGGACTATGACAGCGTCAACATCA GCTGGGGGGTCTTGGAGAATTACGAGGTCGTTAGAAAGATTG GCCGCGGCAAATATTCCGAAGTCTTCGAGGgcatcaatgttgtcaactaTCAGAAATGCGTTGTCAAGGTTCTCAAGcctgtgaagaagaagaagattaAGCGCGAGATCAAGATCCTACAGAATTTGGCTGGGGGTCCCAATGTCGTGGCTCTACTGGACGTCGTTAGAGATTCGCAG AGTAAGACGCCTTCTCTAATTTTCGAATATGTCAACAATATCGATTTTCGCAGCCTCTATCCCAAATTCAACGATCTCGATGTGCGGTTCTACATTCACGAGCTGTTGAAAGCTCTGGACTTTTGTCACAGCAAGGGAATCATGCACAGAGACGTCAAGCCTCATAACGTCATGATCGATCATGAAAACAGAAAG TTGCGTCTCATTGACTGGGGTTTGGCTGAATTCTATCATCCTGGAACTGAGTACAATGTTCGCGTTGCCTCACGTTATTTTAAAGGCCCAgagttgttggtggatttCCAGGAGTACGACTACAGTCTGGACATGTGGAGTTTGGGAGCCATGTTCGCCTCCATGATTTTCCGCAAAGAACCCTTCTTCCACGGTAATAGTAATTCCGACCAGCTGGTAAAGATTGCTAAGGTTCTCGGAACCGACGAGCTCTTTGACTACCTTGACAAGTACGAGATTGAGCTGGATTCGCAGTACGATGACATCCTTGGCCGCTTCCAGAAGAAGCCCTGGCACAGCTTCGTAACGTCCGAGAACCAGCGTTTTGTCTCTAACGAAGCCATCGACTTCCTCGATAAGCTGTTGCGATATGACCATCAA GAACGTCTCACCGCCAAGGAAGCCCAGGCTCATCCTTACTTTGATCCTGTCCGAGATCCTGAGGTTTTCAAGCAAAACTTGGCGAACCCCAGTTCCAACGGCACATACAAATCTTGA
- a CDS encoding UV radiation resistance protein/autophagy-related protein 14 (similar to Metarhizium robertsii ARSEF 23 XP_007816939.2) produces the protein MECDICHREHDVQKRPFLCAVDARNSLYELRIKNLQALFENEKLQGDVNELYADPGKNKNSQGDIKQTIAKQHIAEDRTDEILASANKLKEEIQAAREEIRARKAALARRKSDLASVSDGLLERRVKQQQELDKSTRAVRFRWAQRAEATANTRAFLCTEAIRLYGLKRTKKGGSSRYEYQLGRAPIIDLTAMDSYSPEVISTSLAHVAHILILTCHYLSVRLPAEITLPHRDYPRPTIFNLNNSYQHSHVSFPSFSGSSSSPSHSRGTDTQQVPRPRPLFVDKPLTQLAKEDPSTYSFFLEGVTLLAYNIAWLCYCQGVSIGDPNNLEDIFNIGRNLYSFLMSAQAHDFHTIGIKVPGWGSDGEEIVEETQGNWLGRYSHGGTFYFLGGPEGTELARSFKLPSPMKLADKLKKRLIGDAPAPDWEVLDDDAWKIEDIPGADAGSANVPGAPDKSNDAKTTPRSGTNGWTKVKHR, from the exons atggaGTGCGACATCTGTCATCGAGAACATGACGTCCAAAAACGGCCATTTCTCTGTGCAGTCGATGCGCGCAACAGCCTGTACGAGCTTCGCATAAAGAATCTACAGGCTCTTTTTGAGAATGAAAAGCTCCAGGGCGACGTCAATGAATTGTATGCCGACCCTGgtaaaaacaaaaacagcCAGGGTGATATCAAACAGACCATAGCAAAACAGCATATCGCAGAGGACCGGACCGATGAAATTCTCGCCTCAGCCAACAAGTTGAAAGAAGAGATACAGGCAGCCAGAGAAGAGATACGGGCTCGAAAAGCCGCCTTGGCCCGCAGGAAATCCGACCTGGCATCTGTCTCGGATGGTTTGCTGGAACGACGagtgaagcagcagcaagaatTGGACAAATCTACTCGAGCAGTCAGATTTCGTTGGGCTCAGAGAGCCGAAGCAACTGCCAACACTCGTGCATTTCTATGTACTGAGGCCATTAGGCTATACGGCCTAAAAAGAACTAAGAAGGGCGGTTCCAGCAGATACGAATACCAGCTTGGCAGAGCGCCTattattgacttgactgctATGGATT CCTACTCACCAGAGGTTATATCCACTTCGCTTGCTCATGTAGCGCACATATTGATTTTGACGTGTCATTATCTCTCTGTCCGCCTCCCGGCTGAGATAACGCTCCCTCATCGAGATTACCCTCGACCGACAATTTTCAATCTCAACAATTCATACCAGCACTCTCACGTCTCGTTTCCTAGTTTCTCGGggtcatcgtcgtcaccaTCTCACTCTCGCGGAACAGATACTCAGCAAGTGCCGAGACCAAGGCCTCTGTTCGTTGACAAGCCCTTAACACAGCTCGCAAAGGAGGACCCTTCCACTTACTCGTTCTTTCTCGAGGGTGTTACTCTTTTGGCGTACAACATAGCCTGGCTATGTTACTGCCAAGGCGTCTCCATCGGCGATCCAAATAACTTGGAAGACATTTTCAACATTGGGCGCAACCTATACAGCTTCCTAATGAGCGCCCAGGCACACGACTTCCATACCATTGGCATAAAGGTCCCAGGCTGGGGATCTGACGGTGAGGAAATAGTTGAAGAGACGCAGGGAAACTGGCTAGGCCGATATTCCCATGGCGGAACATTCTATTTCTTAGGCGGTCCTGAGGGTACCGAGTTGGCTCGGAGCTTCAAGCTACCAAGTCCGATGAAGTTGGCAGACAAACTGAAGAAGCGGCTTATAGGAGATGCGCCAGCTCCGGACTGGGAGGttctggatgatgatgcttgGAAAATTGAAGATATACCTGGCGCCGACGCCGGGTCTGCCAATGTTCCAGGCGCCCCAGATAAGTCCAACGATGCCAAAACCACTCCTCGTTCTGGGACCAATGGTTGGACCAAGGTTAAACATAGATGA
- a CDS encoding cut8 proteasome-binding domain-containing protein, whose amino-acid sequence MSTEGEDNWQDLAQKLQVSHNELLDFHQSHFSPDALASFGSDFMNLAESQKGIEHYAAEGWDDEEDDGLGYYEDGVKRTLTDEQIEIFRHSELRDLQRKQERAKGSKRAGDDETATEENYASSTGQNSTTPPVTRSSKKKKKRGRNPRPEPKPDLRKRTWDVVDAGLDSLDYD is encoded by the exons ATGTCGACAGAGGGAGAAGATAATTGGCAAGACTTGGCCCAGAAATTGCAAGTCTCACAC AATGAATTGCTTGACTTTCATCAGAGCCACTTTTCTCCTGATGCTTTAGCTAGTTTTGGTTCTGATTTCATGAATCTTGCAGAGAGTCAAAAAGGCATCGAACATTATGCAGCAGAGGGCTGggacgatgaagaggatgatggtCTGGGTTATTACGAAGACGGGGTGAAGCGCACTCTCACCGACGAACAAATTGAGATATTCCGACATTCAGAGTTGAGAGACCTGCAACGCAAACAAGAACGAGCTAAGGGATCGAAACGTGCTGGCGACGATGAGACCGCAACAGAGGAAAATTATGCATCGTCAACTGGCCAAAATAGCACGACGCCCCCAGTAACTCgaagcagcaagaagaagaagaaaagggGAAGGAACCCCAGACCGGAGCCAAAGCCGGACTTACGAAAGCGCACCTGggatgtcgttgatgccggACTCGACTCGTTGGACTATGACTGA
- a CDS encoding Myb-like DNA-binding domain-containing protein (similar to Metarhizium acridum CQMa 102 XP_007813626.1), with amino-acid sequence MEPSVKRRRLSQHPQLWHDEAEGGDEEWEEYGEDDDSGEPAAEQREGSIEQEQDDGYQLAIEKAYADSRFQATMARIYKKYGRDFEGIGDEIDLSTGEIVVNNGHIENMRHEVDVGVVPGNYSQDIDDDNDDDNEDGILLGDLADKLGPNDDVDDDESQSWTSDAEDGEMMSEDMHLAMLQRFGKGSTDGMPNYDATAEGVPSVMSGLYGGGGLRYASGLNDFGASPFALSPWDMLPQTLERYAFPKEDSCSSIRSPGYRLKEREPDERSKSKRARLSTSRAWPGSKQPRSIPPARTLNTGSPIPTGSNKRPADSFVERLDKHPNGKRPMPMGSKFLVEAMDDSDTDDDDVFSSGDLSGDTDTGDTTDEVGQSNMAARPSSSGRIIPDSQESYAPLDAQSDKPPGKPNHLQPAKSKPQDFDSACVLSDDESPLYSQPPAPGNTINPIKPANPTPTANALLGHNVNADGTVPKRGRGRPRKWPPGYRPPRSRKKKPKPSLQELSDMPGFPSGSTMPVMPSFLSPLNVSKAPTAPATQPVRVEAVPGQKRKRGRPRKYPIPGSIPQQNPNSPLKQTQQPIQQPLLETLHPDIQQQAFQYPFHPLFQQPLFQLPQQMGYQAWQHPYLAQPMFQFQQQMFRHPIQQLVQQPIMPYSPAQPHTPSQPIKRKRGRPRKYPIRFDPMYPGSGMNRKKASRQLPLGLQNSMTALLSGQSGRTMGSEDAWYGVARQLAQDIACLQGGSLLTNQFHAETHSASRKSHSPSRNFEGQIDEGSVHQQTDDEQRRVTELSEISDAEAVATETQDSQPENVVSDLHALPLVDQPSFESTPFEPNVLDPALLEPALTTDMLDNASFEGSRPDGPSAFDSDPFDSDMIDPALADEAVTDEASTKLHVTEPSVAEAGSMSTEIDAFDPSLIDPALLVEASDSPAGEDDTGFVMMESPKSMVRSVQPTPSPPSPPPSSQSMSPLKEPERFTPSSAKIPAFNSHTPTSLESADGATSKPHEPGNYDLPSSPEPICDQVTTAVVPVNEPAAECKEIAGHTHSYVKEHTPAFSPRREKTQPPDCAVIASSTNAEELPPPGTPGTTIEPIVDEQEITVGNKDGLESLDKAVESPLTVVNSLLQPNKTPERPERPDKQLPLLRESHQAHQIASAVEMKPSPITTRPRTPEPPKPMGIPSQTPVKLPAGRSPKVPRSAERCTPIFLESPIFVRSPVRSPPKKRPTIERRTMGDLKQAILEPWQKTKEPRPTIQQPKVKPIEQETSHLSSSGKSRTKLPHSPARPISTLSKTDRPAVPVTSKTTISMSSKTDRPSASKPPTPVEHGSKSRKKSGSRRSLLSLFSGDASTKGFDDEVDELDDSFKSKPPSSSSSSTKPSKTSASNISRDKPGSLSNTESHAASKEKKSHKDKPHEEPIRNGKEKERGKKKKKRRHTDGPRSKTAAGDKECGVDGYTCNKDFCFTCL; translated from the coding sequence ATGGAACCCTCGGTCAAGCGGCGGCGACTGAGCCAGCACCCCCAACTATGGCatgacgaggcagagggGGGCGATGAAGAGTGGGAGGAATacggcgaagatgatgacagCGGAGAGCCGGCAGCTGAGCAACGTGAGGGCTCTATTgagcaggagcaggatgATGGCTATCAGCTTGCTATTGAAAAAGCCTATGCTGACAGTCGGTTTCAAGCTACCATGGCTCGCATTTACAAAAAGTACGGTCGAGATTTCGAGGGTATCGGCGACGAGATTGACTTGTCTACGGGCGAAATTGTTGTCAACAACGGGCACATTGAGAATATGCGCCACGAGGTCGACGTTGGGGTTGTGCCAGGAAACTACAGCCAAGATATTGACGACGAtaacgacgacgacaatgaaGATGGAATTCTGCTAGGAGATCTCGCCGACAAATTAGGCCCCAACGACGATGTAGACGATGATGAGAGCCAGAGTTGGACAagtgatgcagaagatggAGAAATGATGTCGGAAGACATGCACCTCGCAATGCTGCAGCGATTTGGCAAGGGTTCCACCGACGGGATGCCTAACTATGATGCGACAGCAGAGGGAGTCCCAAGTGTCATGTCTGGACTctatggcggcggcggcctgCGTTATGCTTCTGGATTGAACGATTTTGGAGCATCACCATTTGCTCTGTCACCTTGGGATATGCTGCCTCAAACTCTCGAAAGGTATGCGTTTCCCAAGGAGGATAGTTGCAGCTCTATTCGGTCCCCTGGTTACCGTCTCAAGGAACGCGAACCCGATGAACGCTCTAAAAGTAAAAGAGCGCGATTGAGTACGTCCAGGGCTTGGCCAGGAAGCAAGCAACCCAGGTCTATCCCACCCGCAAGGACTCTCAATACAGGATCACCAATTCCTACAGGTTCAAACAAGCGACCTGCAGATTCTTTTGTGGAACGCCTTGATAAGCACCCGAACGGGAAGAGACCAATGCCTATGGGAAGCAAGTTCCTGGTCGAGGCTATGGATGATAGCGATacagatgatgacgacgtATTCTCTTCAGGGGATTTATCGGGAGATACTGATACTGGGGATACAACAGACGAAGTTGGACAGTCCAATATGGCTGCCCGGCCATCATCAAGTGGCAGAATCATACCTGATTCCCAGGAGTCGTATGCGCCATTAGACGCTCAGTCGGACAAACCCCCTGGCAAGCCAAACCATCTGCAGCCTGCAAAATCCAAACCTCAGGACTTTGACTCTGCATGTGTGCTCTCGGATGATGAATCGCCGTTATACTCACAACCACCTGCGCCAGGTAATACTATCAACCCTATCAAGCCCGCCAACCCGACACCAACGGCGAATGCTCTCTTGGGCCACAATGTCAACGCAGATGGCACGGTACCTAAACGAGGTCGCGGCCGGCCTAGGAAATGGCCTCCAGGCTATCGACCCCCTCGTTCGCGAAAAAAGAAACCCAAACCCTCTTTACAAGAGCTCTCTGACATGCCGGGATTTCCTTCTGGATCGACAATGCCAGTCATGCCGAGCTTTCTAAGTCCTCTGAATGTATCGAAAGCACCAACCGCACCAGCAACGCAACCAGTTCGAGTTGAGGCGGTTCCTGGCCAGAAAAGAAAGCGAGGCCGGCCTCGGAAATACCCCATCCCTGGAAGCATACCGCAGCAGAATCCGAACAGTCCTCTCAAGCAGACTCAGCAGCCCATCCAGCAGCCGCTACTGGAGACATTACACCCCGATATTCAGCAGCAAGCGTTTCAATATCCTTTCCACCCCTTGTTCCAGCAGCCCCTCTTCCAGTTACCCCAGCAAATGGGTTACCAAGCATGGCAACACCCATATCTTGCACAGCCCATGTTCCAATTTCAACAACAGATGTTTCGACACCCAATTCAGCAGCTTGTGCAACAACCCATTATGCCCTACAGCCCAGCTCAGCCGCACACACCATCTCAACCTATAAAGAGAAAACGAGGGCGACCAAGGAAGTATCCCATTCGGTTCGATCCTATGTACCCTGGCTCCGGAATGAATCGGAAGAAGGCATCTCGTCAGCTGCCACTTGGTTTACAAAACAGCATGACTGCCCTCTTGAGTGGGCAGTCCGGTCGTACGATGGGTTCAGAAGATGCATGGTACGGCGTTGCTCGACAACTAGCCCAGGATATTGCATGTCTCCAGGGCGGGTCTTTACTCACCAACCAGTTCCATGCTGAGACTCACTCGGCTAGCAGGAAGTCACACTCGCCATCGAGGAATTTTGAAGGACAAATAGATGAGGGTTCTGTGCACCAACAAACAGACGATGAACAGCGACGGGTTACGGAGTTATCAGAAATCAGCGATGCTGAGGCCGTTGCAACAGAGACTCAGGACTCCCAACCTGAGAATGTTGTTTCTGATCTGCATGCCCTGCCCCTTGTGGATCAACCCTCCTTTGAGTCAACGCCTTTTGAACCCAACGTGCTTGATCCGGCTTTATTGGAGCCTGCTCTGACAACGGATATGCTCGACAATGCTTCATTCGAAGGCTCCAGGCCTGATGGTCCGTCTGCGTTTGACTCAGACCCATTTGACTCGGATATGATTGATCCAGCTTTGGCCGACGAGGCCGTGACAGATGAGGCATCAACCAAACTGCATGTAACAGAGCCTTCTGTTGCTGAAGCAGGTTCCATGTCAACCGAGATAGATGCGTTTGATCCATCATTGATCGACCCGGCTCTGTTGGTTGAGGCTTCCGACTCACCAGCGGGAGAAGATGACACTGGGTTCGTTATGATGGAGTCACCCAAGAGCATGGTACGGAGTGTGCAGCCGACCCCTTCACCTCCAAGTCCACCTCCCAGCAGTCAGAGCATGTCGCCTTTGAAAGAACCTGAACGCTTCACACCGTCTTCGGCAAAGATACCTGCCTTCAATAGCCACACGCCTACGTCACTTGAGTCCGCCGATGGTGCCACATCTAAACCGCACGAACCTGGCAATTACGACCTCCCCTCATCGCCAGAGCCAATTTGCGATCAGGTGACGACAGCAGTAGTGCCAGTTAATGAACCTGCCGCGGAATGTAAAGAGATCGCGGGCCACACACATTCTTATGTCAAGGAGCATACCCCTGCCTTCTCGCCCCGTCGTGAGAAAACGCAACCGCCCGACTGTGCAGTTATAGCAAGCAGCACAAATGCCGAAGAGCTGCCCCCTCCAGGAACACCAGGAACGACGATAGAGCCAATTGTTGACGAACAGGAAATAACAGTGGGCAATAAGGATGGCCTCGAATCACTTGACAAGGCAGTTGAAAGCCCACTCACTGTAGTGAACTCTTTGCTGCAGCCGAACAAGACGCCGGAAAGACCAGAGCGACCAGACAAGCAACTACCACTGCTACGTGAAAGCCACCAAGCTCATCAAATTGCGTCAGCTGTGGAGATGAAGCCATCTCCGATAACGACGAGACCTCGAACCCCGGAACCTCCCAAGCCAATGGGAATACCGAGTCAAACTCCGGTAAAACTGCCAGCAGGGCGCTCTCCTAAGGTACCCAGGTCTGCCGAACGGTGTACTCCGATATTTTTAGAATCGCCTATCTTTGTAAGGTCACCTGTTCGCAGTCCTCCCAAGAAACGACCTACAATAGAGAGGCGGACAATGGGCGATCTCAAGCAGGCCATTTTAGAACCATGGCAAAAGACGAAAGAGCCAAGACCGACAATACAGCAACCGAAAGTGAAGCCCATTGAGCAGGAAACCAGCCACTTGTCCTCGTCTGGAAAATCAAGGACGAAATTGCCTCACTCTCCAGCAAGACCAATTTCGACGTTATCCAAGACGGATAGACCGGCCGTCCCGGTGACGTCGAAGACCACAATTTCGATGTCATCCAAGACGGATAGACCGTCTGCGTCGAAGCCGCCTACACCCGTGGAACACGGGTCAAAGAGCAGAAAAAAATCAGGGTCACGACGCTCCCTCCTCTCACTATTTTCAGGTGATGCCAGTACGAAAGGTTTCGACGACGAAGTTGACGAGCTCGATGATTCTTTCAAGTCTAAGCCaccgtcatcgtcttcatcctcaaccaaGCCATCCAAGACTTCGGCAAGCAATATCTCCCGAGATAAACCAGGAAGTCTGTCAAATACCGAGTCACATGCAGCTTCtaaggagaagaagtccCACAAAGATAAACCTCATGAAGAGCCCATACGGAAcggaaaggaaaaagagaggggcaagaaaaagaagaaacggCGTCACACGGATGGACCGCGCTCAAAGACAGCGGCTGGTGACAAGGAATGTGGTGTGGATGGATATACCTGCAACAAGGACTTTTGTTTTACTTGTCTATGA